A genomic window from Eleginops maclovinus isolate JMC-PN-2008 ecotype Puerto Natales chromosome 9, JC_Emac_rtc_rv5, whole genome shotgun sequence includes:
- the c9h19orf25 gene encoding LOW QUALITY PROTEIN: UPF0449 protein C19orf25 homolog (The sequence of the model RefSeq protein was modified relative to this genomic sequence to represent the inferred CDS: deleted 1 base in 1 codon) has product MNLGSKNKKRVVLPSRPEPPTVDQILEDIIRAAPSDPVFSILEKTGQNWSRADGDVDQRFRQCAQYLDLTERLQEARGRLQQQREELRAAGERLQSDVAEVRGQTL; this is encoded by the exons ATGAATCTTGgttctaaaaacaaaaagcggGTGGTTCTGCCCAGCCGTCCCGAGCCCCCCACTGTGGACCAGATCCTGGAGGACATCATCAGAGCCGCCCCCAGTGACCCGGTCTTTAGCATCCTGGAGAAGACTGGACAAA ACTGGTCCCGGGCAGACGGTGATGTGGACCAGAGGTTCCGGCAGTGTGCTCAGTATCTGGACCTGACTGAGCGACTGCAGGAGGCTCGGGgcaggctgcagcagcagagggaggagctGCGAGCGGCG GGGGAGCGGCTGCAGAGCGATGTggcagaggtcagaggtcaaactcTCTGA